GCTCTACCTCAGCAACTCTTTCTAGCCAAGTCAGCGGCAAATAAAATCCCACGGAGACCCTCGCTAGGTGTGACTCTCCTGGGCCCGGGGTGGGTTGGGCGGGCTCTGACCGCACCAGGTCTGTGTCTGTCTGTTCTGCCGTGGGTGGGCGGGTCGGGTGGGCTTCGGGTCGGGTCCGTGACGTGCGATTTAACTGGGAAAACTGGGGAAATCTAGTCTGCGTGGGCCCAGAGGGGGGAGGCAGCAATTTTCCTAGACCGGTGGTAATTCCCCCTCCTTCCAGTGACCGACAGCTCCTTCCCCAGACTGACTGaccgctccctgccctcagtccgGCAGACAGCTTCCCTCACCCCGAGGCTGGCAGACAGCTCCCCTCTGCCAAgcctgaggccttgggcaagtcccttcacttctctttgcctcagttacctcgtctgtaaaacggggattgagccccaagcagggaccacgtccaaaccgatttgctttgtatcgaccccggcgtgTGGTTCGGCGCCTGGCAGCtcttaataccgtaattattatgactattcattcattcattcagtagtatttattgagcgcttactatgtgcagagcactgtgctaagcgcttggaatggacagttcggcaacagatagggacgatccctgcccatcgacgggcttataCTTATTAAGACTCACAGGCGGTCTCCCTTTGCCCCAGAAGGGCCGACTGCTTCCCCCGGACTGGCGGACGggtcctccttcccccatccgtTCATTCacccatatttatcgagcgcttactgtgtactaagcatttgggagcgtacactacaatgaacggacacgttccccacccacgagCTGCGAacagtttcccctccctccaggctggcaggcggctcctccccgccctcgtagactttgagctcactgtgggcagggaataaaaataatgataataatcatggtacttgttcagcacttaggtGAAGGCCCTTCgccgtccctcagtttccccatctgtaaaatggggattaagaccgtgagccccgccggggaccggggcagcgtccaactcgatttgcttgtatccaccccaatgctaagtacagctcctggcacacagtaattgcctcacaaatcccattattattattattattattactaataataactggtCCGGACTCTTcccgtggcttaatggcaagagcagaggctggggagtcagaggtcatgggttcaaatccccggtaagacgctcggcagctgtgtgagtttgggcgagtcacttcactctgtgcctcagttccctcatctgtaaaacggggatgaagactgggagccccacgtgggaccacctgatcacctcgtctcccccctcccccccccccccagcgcttagaacagtgcatcgcCTGGAGGAAGCGCTTAAGTGATGCCATCACTATTAGGATTATTATGGGGAGttagacctagagaagcagcgtggctcagtggaaagagcctgggcttgggagttagaggtcatggattcgaattccggctctgccacttgtcagccgtgtgactgtgggcgagtcacttcacttctctgtgcctcagttacctcatctggaaaatggggattaactgagctgcgcctcagttacctcatctggaaagtggggattaactgagccccacgtgggacgacctgatgaccctgtatcccgactctgccccttgtcagctgggtgaccgtgggcaagtcacttcactcctctgtgcctcagttccctcatctggaaaatggggacgaagactgggagcgtcacccgggacaacttcattcccctgtatccaccccagcgcttagaacagtgctctgcacgtagtaagcgcttaccagataccaacattattattattgtcagccgtgtggctttgggcaagtcacttgtcggCTGCCTGCGTTCCCTCACCTTGCagagtggggatgaagcctgtcggcgcccccgggcccgggccgcttaccttctctctaccccactgcttcgaGGGATGCTTGGCGCCGaccgagcgcttaagaaatgccgtcaTTAGGATTATTatcagcactaataataataataagagagcGGGCTGATCGGAGGCCTGCAGGCGGACGCCCCCGTGGCTCAGGCTCGCAGTGGAGgatgcggggccgggcccgggccggtcctgcgggggcccccccccccccccccccggcccggcgcccggcgggggtggggtcctgcccgccccctcccccggggccccgcccctctggggggggaggggcccccgGAAATGACGAGCTGCCCCGCTGGCGGCTGCAAGGGCAGCGATGGCCGAGCTCTACGTTAAGCCGGGTGAGCtgggcccgggggaggccgggggaggcccggggaggcccggggaggcccgggggaggcccggggaggtccggggaggcccggggaggtccggggaggcccggggaggcccggggcccgTTGCTGGGGTCTGACGGGGCCCGTTGTCGCCGTGCACAGGGAACAAGGAGCGAGGCTGGAACGACCCCCCGCAGCTGTCCTACGGCCTGCAGACCCAGACCGGGGGGCCCAGGCGGCCCGCCCTCACCAGGAGAGTCGCCGCCCCCCAGGACGGCGCCCCGGCAGGTCAGCACCACcccacgacccccccccccccccaacacccccccccccaaccccccccccccgccactctcTGCTTGCTTCTCCACTAGAGCctgggctgggtgaccttggccaagtcaccgcccttccccgggcccgggccgtgggttccaatcccggctccgccgcttgtcagcgggggcaggtctgggcctcagtgacctcatccggacgagggggaggaagatggggagccccacgggggaccgcctcaTCGGCTTGgatcctctccggcgcttaggacagcgcttggcacgtagtaagcgcttcacagatgccgtcattattatcgtcaGGCGGgggtgaagattgggagccccccgTCTCTGCCACTGTCCAACCTCGGgagctcagataataataataataatgatgacaggtatttgttaagcgcttactgtgtgcagagcaccgttctaagcgctggggtggatgcagggtatcaggttgtcccacgtgaggctcaccggcttcatccccattttccagatgagggaactgaggcacagagaagtgaagtgactcgcccacagtcacacagctgacaagtgtcggagcctggattcgaacccgtgacctctgactcccaagcccgggctctttccactgagccacgctgcttccgcttaGTCCGGGGCCTGGTACGCGGTAAGCGCCTCAGAgatgccattcgttcattcagtggtatttcatgagcgcttactatgtgcagagcactgtactgagcgcttggaatggacagatcggcgacagagaccatccctgcccaatgacgggctcacagtccaaccgAGTCTAATGCCCTAAAAATGTGtccgtccccccctctagactggaagctcttgccAACTCTGGTGCccgatccagtgctctgcacgtagtgagtgctcaataaagacgatggatcgatcgatcgatcgatggatgggTTGATTGGGCCTCGGCGGCGGGGGCCGTGTAGGTTTCCCAGCTTGGAGTTTTGGAGGTGGCGGACCCAAAGATCGTCAGGTCTGAGGCCGTGGAACGTCagggagtcaaaaaaaaaaaaaatatccgggTACCGATATTGGCTCCAcgccttgtctgccgtgtgaccttggacgagtcatttcacccTCGTGTCCCTCaactacttcatttgtaaaatggggattaagacccccgtgtggaacagggaatgtcccccacctcattaacctgtatctcccccagcacttaaaacacgtCTGACAAATAAGAGCTtcataaaaaccataaaaaaaatcactgtacacacacacacactcacgtgCACCCTCCCactcagtcaatccgtggtatttattacttaccgtgtgcacagcactgccctaagcgctcgggagaggaccctataacggagttgataggcgcgttccctccccacagtgagtttacagtctagaagggaagacggaAGAGATAcattaagtaaattatggatattttatCATTTATGTATGGAATCTCCGGAGGGGCTCTTCTCTGCGAGGAAATCTGATTGGAATTTTCATGGGGTCACCCCAGGGGTTAGCACAGTGTGTTTCACAGAGTAAGCCCATCCTAATGGGGGAAGGAAGCACAATAGCCGGTGTCCAGGgccgagaagggagaggtgggttgGGTTGATGGGCGCGGAAGCAAGGAGAGGATAGAAGGAGTTAAATTGAGTTTATgatgattccccctctagactgtaagacggggaagcagcgtggctccgtggaaagagcccgggcttgggagtcagaggtcatgggttcgaagctcggctctgcctcttgtcagctgtgtgactgtggacgagtcacttcacttctctgtgcctcagttccctcatttgtaaaatggggatgaagaccgtgagcctcacgtgggacaacctgattcccctgtatctcccccagcgcttagaacagtgctctgcacatagtaagcgcttaacaaataccaacattattaaaatggggatgaagaccgtgagcctcacgtggaacaacctgatgaccctgtatctaccccagtgcttagaacagtgctctgcacatagtaagcacttaacaaataccaacattattattgttattattgtaagctcctcgtggacagagaTCTTGCCTGTCAACTCTGTCACAGTGCACCCTTccgggtgcttactacagtgctctgtacacggtaaagcgctcaataaataagaccgatgGACGATCCTGTTGTACGTAGAGCAGTGCCCTAAGAGGCAGGGCAGTCTCCGGCCATCAGAGCCAGTATTCCTGAGCCCGGGGAGCCTGCCTGGGCCCCGTCTTCAGCTGAGATCCTTAAGGGAAAATCTAATCGTGCTGACGGGCAGAGGAGAGATTAACTACCCAGTTCCTTCGGCCCCTTGGCCTCAAGGGGTTTGGGATGATGGCTCTtcaagagaagcggcggggctcggtggcaagagcccgggctggagaggcagaggtcatgggttcgaattcccgctcagccacttgtcagccgtgtgactttgggtaagtcacttctctgggcctcagttaccccatctgtaaaatggggatgatgatgataacggtggtatttgttaagggcttactacgtgctagctACATAGCTACTCTGTGGGACttttgtgagtcccacatgggacaaccggatcacctcgtatcctcctcggcacttagaacagtgcttggcacataggaagcgcttaacaaatgccgtcattattaaactcttagtacagtgctctgcatatggtaagcgctcaataaatactattgaatgaatccctgctccgccactcgtttgctgcgtgaccttgagcaagtcacttaacttcaccgtgcctcagttccctcacctgtgaaatgaggtttaagattgtgagttccatgaagGGCGTAGATTGGGTCCCTCCCGATTGACTTGTAtatgctcaagcgcttagttcagtgcctggcacatcgtaagcgcttaacaaataccataaaccccttcgccacacccccgccccccccaaaagacCCTAGATCCCTAAGGGGACTTCAGTTCAGCTTCCCCTTTTATCACCGCAGTCCCGGCCAACGAGCAGGGCCCTAGGACTTCGCTGACGGGGTCCCCGGCTCCTCCGGCCACgccgccgggacccccgccctGCGAAGGCCCCTCCCCGCTGAGGACGGGCCCGACCAGCTCCCCGCCCAGTGAGAGCGAAGCGGCGTTGGAGGATGTGCTGGAGCCCCTGGAGCAGGTCCTGGCCGCCTGCCGGGCGCACACGCGGGTGAGACCCCGGGGGGCTCCTCACCCGTGTCGGGGCTCCTCCTGCCGCCTCCCCTGCGGGACCCAGGAAAGGCCTGGGGAGGAAGGGCTGCAGGAGGGGGACTTTGGCTTCGGAAAGGGGCCGGCCGGCTGAgcggaggaaggtgaggagggttgggcgggggggggggggggggggcgtaggtCCCGACCCCTCGATCCCGCCCCCCCGACCCGGCGCCTCCGCGTTCCCAGAAACAGGTCATCGACGACATCAGCCGGCGGCTGGTGCTGCTCCGGGAGCAGTGGGGGAGCGGGAAGCTGTCGGCGCCCGTGAAGAAACGGATGGTGCTGCTGGTTCAAGGTGAGCGAGGCGAGCcctgagcccccctccccactccagagctagccaggggaagcagcgcggctcagtggaaagagcccgcgcttgggaatcagaggacgtgggttctaatcccggctccgtcacttgtccgctgcgtgacctcggtcgagatgcttaacttctctgtgcccgttaactcacctgtaaagtggggattaaaactctgagcccccccccccccccccccgtgggacaacccgattaccttatatctgtcccagcgttagaacggtgctcggcccatagtaagtgcttaaccgataccgtaaTCGCCCGTCCCCCCTCAGAGCTGCAGGCTGACCACTGGGACAAGGCGGACGACATCCACCGCTCGCTGATGGTGGACCACGTGACGGAGGTCAGCCAGTGGATGGTGGGCGTGAAGCGGCTGATCGCGGAGAAGAAGAGCGTGTCCgtggccgccgccaccgccgaggagaaggaagagggcgaggcggccccggcccccggccccctccccggccggtgaCGGCCGCCCGTGCCCACGGACCGCCTGTCCCGCTgtggggcccggcgggcgggcgaCGGGGGTCGGGACCCTCTGCCGGACCCGACGGACCCGCCCTGGTTCGGCCCCGGCTCcggatcggggtgtcccacggggCGAAATAAGGCCCGGACTGCACGAGGACACGGATCGACTAGGAACCCTTAATAAAAACGTTTTCTTCCATGCCGCGGCCTCCTgggtaggggcaggggaggaggaagggcacttctgtcccccgccctcctccctacTCTTCCACCCTCCCGTTTGGCCCCGGCTAATAACTACTATGGCGTGAAGTGCTAACTcgctgctaagcattggggtaggtacagtccaATCAGATGGAGCAACAGTCCCcaacccacagagggctcacagtggggatgaggggggagggagaacaggtaagcggcatggcctagtgggaaagcacgagcctgggagtcagaaagacctgggttctaatcccagttacacCCCTggtcttgaccttgggcaagccgcttcacttctctgtccctcggttcccttatctgtaaaacggggattaagactgcgagccccaggtgggatgggaactgtgtccaactgattagcttgggtcgACCCCagccacttagaacggtgcttaacaagtaccgtaattatgatCAGATCTTCATCttatagaggagactgaggcacagaggtcaactgacttacccaaggtatcAAAACAGGCAAGCTGtggaacggggattcgaacccatgtccgctTACCTCCAGTCTTACGCTTTTTCCGGTAGAccgccctctctcccccaattcCTTTCTACTCAGCAGATCCAAAGCCCTTCTCCCGACTCGCCCCCGCTTGTCGGCTACTGAATttgacctcccccaacccccgccccacgAGCTTCCAGCTGGAAGTGTGGGCGAAGGGCCAGACCCAGGCTGGGTTACCGGCCATTCTCGTTTGGTTTAATTTTAGGTTGGCTGCCCCACTGCGGCAGGGCCCGGGGCCAGAGGGGagttgggaaagaggagggagaagggatcaaGACTCTCcagtgtgggaagataaggacggGATCAAAGCCTCCCACggagggctttggggaggggagaggactagcTGGAACCAGGGGCCTGGGGGCCATCCACCGAAGCCCCCAGGAAGTTGTGCATCTGAGAGTAGCAGAAGGTCCAAAAGACAGGATAGAGATTTGCTGGCGAGGAGGTAGGGCTGTGGGGCGTTTACCACCTTTACCACGGTGCTTagcgcacattaagtgcttaataaatgccatgattatgagGCCCAGGCCGCAGAGAGCGAAGATGAGGGAGGGTGCAGGATAACCGGCTCACCTCCTCTTGGGATTCCACTGGGAAGGGAAAGCCCTggagggggggg
This sequence is a window from Ornithorhynchus anatinus isolate Pmale09 chromosome X2, mOrnAna1.pri.v4, whole genome shotgun sequence. Protein-coding genes within it:
- the SRA1 gene encoding steroid receptor RNA activator 1 isoform X1, whose protein sequence is MAELYVKPGNKERGWNDPPQLSYGLQTQTGGPRRPALTRRVAAPQDGAPAVPANEQGPRTSLTGSPAPPATPPGPPPCEGPSPLRTGPTSSPPSESEAALEDVLEPLEQVLAACRAHTRVIDDISRRLVLLREQWGSGKLSAPVKKRMVLLVQELQADHWDKADDIHRSLMVDHVTEVSQWMVGVKRLIAEKKSVSVAAATAEEKEEGEAAPAPGPLPGR
- the SRA1 gene encoding steroid receptor RNA activator 1 isoform X2, with product MAELYVKPGNKERGWNDPPQLSYGLQTQTGGPRRPALTRRVAAPQDGAPAVPANEQGPRTSLTGSPAPPATPPGPPPCEGPSPLRTGPTSSPPSESEAALEDVLEPLEQVLAACRAHTRKQVIDDISRRLVLLREQWGSGKLSAPVKKRMVLLVQELQADHWDKADDIHRSLMVDHVTEVSQWMVGVKRLIAEKKSVSVAAATAEEKEEGEAAPAPGPLPGR